In the Clostridium beijerinckii genome, one interval contains:
- a CDS encoding type IV pilus twitching motility protein PilT, translated as MAKIDNLLDRIDLTSASDIHLTSELPPMVRIDGNLVIADENAVPHEVVGEYIRDLMPSKYEEFLENGEIDFKYNKPGLGNFRVNAFKCKGNYAICMRVIKEAIPKLRDISDASVLKDFTELQDGLVLVTGPTGSGKSTTLAAMVNEINMTKEKHIITLEEPIEYIYETKKSMVNQREVGQDTKSYAMGLRAALRQDPDVILLGEMRDPETIEIALRAAQTGHLVFSTLHNMGAANSIYRIINSFESGHQNEVKIQLSSLLRGVVSQVLLPNASGKGRTAAMEIMVCTSSIKNLIREGNFEQINSFIQMGSKFGMQTIEMDLKRLVSNNTISREEYEKWIRNNK; from the coding sequence ATGGCTAAAATAGACAACTTATTAGATAGAATTGATCTAACTAGCGCATCAGATATTCACTTAACTTCAGAATTGCCACCAATGGTAAGAATAGACGGTAATTTGGTCATTGCAGATGAAAATGCTGTACCACACGAAGTTGTTGGGGAATATATTAGAGATTTAATGCCAAGTAAATATGAAGAATTCTTAGAGAATGGAGAAATAGATTTTAAGTATAATAAGCCTGGCTTAGGCAATTTTAGAGTTAATGCATTTAAATGCAAAGGTAATTATGCTATATGTATGAGAGTTATAAAGGAAGCTATACCCAAACTTAGAGATATATCAGATGCATCTGTGTTAAAGGATTTTACTGAATTACAGGATGGTTTAGTTCTTGTTACTGGACCAACGGGATCTGGAAAAAGTACAACACTTGCTGCTATGGTAAATGAAATAAATATGACTAAAGAAAAGCATATTATCACATTAGAAGAACCAATAGAATATATTTATGAAACAAAAAAGTCGATGGTGAATCAAAGGGAAGTTGGGCAAGATACAAAAAGCTATGCAATGGGTCTTAGAGCTGCCTTAAGACAAGATCCAGATGTCATATTACTTGGAGAAATGAGAGATCCTGAGACAATTGAAATAGCTTTAAGAGCAGCACAAACAGGACATTTGGTTTTTTCAACTTTGCACAATATGGGAGCAGCAAATAGTATATATAGAATTATAAATTCTTTTGAATCAGGCCATCAAAATGAAGTGAAAATTCAACTATCATCATTGCTTAGGGGAGTTGTTTCACAAGTATTATTGCCAAATGCTTCAGGAAAGGGTAGAACTGCTGCAATGGAAATTATGGTATGTACCTCTAGTATAAAAAATCTTATAAGAGAAGGAAATTTTGAGCAGATTAACAGCTTTATTCAAATGGGCTCTAAATTTGGAATGCAGACTATTGAGATGGATTTGAAAAGATTAGTAAGTAATAATACTATATCGAGGGAAGAATATGAAAAATGGATACGAAATAATAAATAA
- the ftsZ gene encoding cell division protein FtsZ, which yields MLDFETDMQELTNIKVIGCGGGGSNAVNRMIVEGLKNVEFIAINTDKQALMLSNADQKIQIGEKLTKGLGAGANPEIGKKAAEESREEITASIKGANMVFITAGMGGGTGTGAAPIVAEIAKSMEILTVGVVTKPFPFEGKRRMRHAEMGIATLKEKVDTLVIIPNERLLNMADKKTTLLDSFKLADEVLRQGVQAISDLITITGVINADFADIKAVMLNKGLAHMGVGFGKGDTRTQDAVKQAISSPLLETSIDGATDVIINFTGGADLGALEVYDAADVVREAVDPDANIIVGAVIDETLNEEIRITVIATGFESENNRLSLGSIVEESKKVQPQVKEVAKEQQEVAVDAKEPEMTSNNYEQDDLDIPVFLRRQKRH from the coding sequence TTGTTAGATTTTGAGACAGATATGCAAGAGTTAACCAATATAAAAGTTATTGGTTGCGGCGGCGGCGGAAGTAATGCCGTAAATAGAATGATAGTTGAAGGACTAAAAAATGTTGAATTTATTGCAATAAATACAGATAAGCAAGCACTTATGCTTTCTAATGCAGATCAAAAAATTCAAATAGGTGAAAAGCTAACTAAAGGACTAGGAGCTGGAGCTAATCCGGAAATAGGAAAGAAAGCAGCAGAAGAAAGCAGAGAAGAAATAACAGCTTCTATAAAGGGAGCAAATATGGTGTTTATTACTGCTGGTATGGGCGGCGGAACAGGAACAGGTGCTGCACCAATAGTAGCGGAAATTGCTAAATCTATGGAGATTTTAACTGTAGGAGTAGTAACTAAACCTTTCCCTTTTGAAGGTAAAAGAAGAATGAGACATGCTGAAATGGGGATAGCAACATTAAAAGAAAAAGTTGACACATTAGTTATAATCCCTAATGAAAGACTACTTAATATGGCTGATAAGAAAACAACGCTGTTGGATTCGTTTAAGTTAGCTGATGAAGTTTTAAGACAAGGTGTTCAAGCTATTTCAGACTTAATTACAATAACAGGTGTAATTAATGCTGACTTTGCAGATATAAAAGCAGTAATGCTTAATAAAGGACTAGCTCATATGGGAGTTGGTTTCGGTAAAGGTGATACTAGGACACAAGATGCTGTTAAACAAGCAATTTCATCTCCACTTTTAGAAACATCAATAGATGGAGCTACAGATGTTATTATAAACTTCACTGGAGGAGCAGACCTTGGAGCATTAGAAGTATATGATGCTGCGGATGTTGTTCGTGAGGCTGTAGATCCAGATGCTAATATAATCGTGGGAGCTGTTATAGATGAAACTCTTAATGAAGAAATTAGAATTACTGTTATAGCAACTGGATTTGAAAGTGAAAATAACAGATTATCATTAGGTTCTATAGTAGAAGAATCTAAAAAAGTTCAACCTCAAGTTAAGGAAGTCGCAAAAGAACAACAAGAAGTTGCGGTAGATGCAAAAGAACCAGAAATGACCTCTAACAATTATGAACAAGATGATTTAGACATACCTGTTTTCTTAAGAAGACAAAAGAGACATTAA
- the ftsA gene encoding cell division protein FtsA yields the protein MQQEIITSLDFGTQKLSATVAIREKDELKILGVQSCKSAGIEKGLLLDIDKCRDVAVSLLKDLEKKTTVKSERISIGISSNKVRVTEVSTVVNIQEKVTSADIRKALKNAQRDFILSDDESIVDVLINFYILDNKVIRKDILNWKGSKLEINLTLVIAAKSEIEKYYELFRKTGYNIGSIKLNILVGKQVFLNEKNSMESIVIADIGAGTTDIALFTDGIPKSINSIPIGGRNITKDLAICGKFSFLKADNMKKIYSSNYKALYLDNSLEEEIEVGTTKVSRKLFYEVVNARIEEILSHINIKLKNTGHYDRICSIILYGDGVNYFEDIDEIVRKIFKIKTKVIRKNDLGIKNSENITSMAIAKEVYDRLNLLEDDNIILTNKHNDNKVINEKEHLHNNEGENHILKKVKVFFDKIF from the coding sequence ATGCAACAAGAGATAATTACGTCCTTAGATTTTGGTACTCAAAAATTATCTGCTACTGTAGCGATTAGAGAGAAAGACGAACTTAAAATTTTAGGAGTTCAATCATGCAAATCAGCAGGTATAGAGAAAGGTTTGTTATTAGATATTGATAAATGCAGGGATGTTGCAGTAAGCTTATTAAAGGATTTAGAAAAAAAGACGACAGTAAAAAGTGAAAGAATATCCATTGGAATTTCTTCTAATAAAGTAAGAGTTACTGAAGTATCAACTGTAGTTAATATTCAAGAAAAAGTTACAAGTGCGGATATAAGAAAAGCGCTGAAAAATGCACAAAGAGATTTTATTTTAAGTGACGATGAAAGTATAGTAGATGTGCTTATCAATTTTTATATATTAGATAACAAAGTAATACGTAAAGATATATTAAATTGGAAAGGAAGTAAACTTGAAATAAATCTTACATTAGTAATAGCAGCTAAAAGTGAAATAGAAAAATATTATGAACTTTTTAGAAAAACAGGGTATAATATTGGGTCTATAAAATTGAATATATTAGTAGGAAAGCAAGTGTTTTTGAATGAAAAAAATTCTATGGAAAGTATAGTGATTGCAGACATTGGAGCTGGGACTACTGATATAGCATTATTTACGGATGGAATTCCTAAAAGCATAAATTCTATTCCAATAGGTGGAAGAAATATAACTAAGGATTTAGCAATTTGTGGGAAGTTTTCGTTTTTAAAAGCAGATAATATGAAAAAGATTTACTCTAGCAATTATAAAGCTTTATATCTAGATAATTCGCTTGAAGAGGAAATTGAGGTAGGAACTACCAAAGTTTCCAGGAAATTATTCTATGAAGTGGTAAATGCTAGAATTGAAGAAATATTAAGCCATATCAATATAAAATTAAAAAATACTGGTCATTATGATAGAATTTGTAGTATAATTCTATATGGAGATGGAGTTAATTATTTTGAAGATATAGATGAAATCGTTCGTAAAATTTTCAAAATAAAAACTAAAGTTATAAGAAAAAATGATCTGGGAATAAAAAATTCAGAAAATATAACTTCTATGGCTATTGCTAAAGAAGTATATGATAGATTAAATTTATTAGAGGATGATAATATAATTCTAACTAATAAACATAATGATAATAAAGTAATTAATGAAAAAGAACATTTACACAATAATGAAGGTGAAAATCATATTCTAAAAAAAGTTAAAGTTTTTTTTGATAAGATTTTTTAA